A genomic window from Leishmania mexicana MHOM/GT/2001/U1103 complete genome, chromosome 14 includes:
- a CDS encoding RET1, giving the protein MSKYSLLFNQGTKDGTDASSSSGGSTSASAQTSTANASSPVSSDSAVPSSATATPPRRRLIHRRRGCVGAAEASSLSLPGPPQQPRQEEHENLISDSVHHGSSSSGIPESDSDALTISGSGSVTSAAPDIAFKAPSPPVASASPSLEGTSGLESDGDVVIDDMLKDQEGNSGGNTGATSATAAGHTLRADGDSALSSGGPDPLPPAASCTSASQHNPPRLFTCDMCLHYVSTSYEALEEHALEQHGDALTDYTRLRSVAEKLVPVWGEVLKRKASVVQQWGERIFAVAVQRDAGAEKMAEAHRARAQLELVVQRWHPRAKVFIFGSSVAFGVWDGISDIDFTVVDVEELEAGTWPPSEKNAVRSITELLRRAGFSFINLEPISHARVPIIKHHASLPIRLTDEQRHRLHEEARQSAAAVDLAAAESLASSSPSSAQEAPTEKGHTQLEAELIIARSVRYSLNLPAGPPDSAILEASIRLAVGSAAVQQVWWNRTRDMCCMTFDTTTNAVKASTCPLHFMSAGMRARVQPLHEECRPELYGMDFDLSFRAFGIRNSHLLRRYLLSHPCARPGALVLKDWSKTSGVNNSVNGYLTSYAINIMWIYYLVHRGVIPYVCPARDIPASLRRNVDADPQYAAMVDPAWTPEERAAMEAQAGELLLGFFYYYAFEFDWANHVVSLNRPGVTTKAALGWDVEDVAQASGPGPHFGVTGWQHQHNLAGAEGQHGDVHGGTAPAASQTRPSAGHEGTIASNASMSARRSRATTRYSFCIEDPYEENLNLGRHMGVTKTLRVQTELYRGLLSLLKDDLQHCCVFAASANSYGSTDTNGPTVRGATEPATAAPKTSAEPTELPVRVLYKLMAVSTRKLAMARRQHSAAVTAGAEFPGVTLSDLEAVFLAQAPTEWKLATQVWNKHQLLHRLGLKLHAREYVLPRREVGVRRLAAKAPPGVVLASTPEPTFTGEEVAAATAEGGRAPSSTERAPISSAEVTQMNQAFLGALPPRRLPEDLLLAMTKGYSCLTPSWVAWAKPWAALSAWWTDRLHSPSTTPQSEGPLASGAPGQGGMSPSLHPGAPRHISAVPEKSPGAMHQTGTQLRRHIVAEPASLLAGRRALRMLFR; this is encoded by the coding sequence ATGAGCAAGTACTCTCTGCTGTTCAATCAAGGCACCAAAGATGGTACCgacgcctccagcagcagtggtggcagCACTAGCGCATCGGCGCAGACTAGTACTGCGAATGCCAGCAGCCCGGTTTCCTCGGATTCGGCCGTGCCATCTTCGGCCACTGCGACTccaccgcggcgtcgcctgatccaccgtcgtcgcggctgtgttggcgcagcagaagcgtCGTCGTTATCGTTGCCGGGGCCGCCTCAGCAGCCGCGTCAGGAGGAGCATGAGAATTTGATCAGCGACTCGGTGCACCAtggtagcagcagcagcggtatTCCAGAGAGCGATTCGGATGCGCTGACCATATCTGGCAGTGGTTCTGTTACGTCTGCCGCGCCGGACATTGCTTTTAAGGCTCCATCACCGCCCGTGGCTTCAGCGTCACCGTCTTTGGAGGGCACGTCTGGGCTGGAATCAGACGGTGACGTGGTGATAGATGACATGCTAAAGGACCAGGAaggcaacagcggcgggaACACCGGCGCAACTAGCGCAACAGCCGCAGGGCATACTTTGCGGGCTGATGGCGACTCAGCtctcagcagcggtggcccTGACCCTCTGCCgcccgccgcctcgtgcacGTCCGCGTCCCAACACAACCCGCCGCGTCTCTTTACGTGTGACATGTGCTTGCACTACGTCTCCACCTCGTACGAGGCCCTCGAGGAGCACGCACTCGAGCAGCACGGCGACGCGTTGACCGACTACACCCGTCTGCGCAGTGTCGCAGAAAAGCTGGTGCCAGTGTGGGGTGAAGTTCTGAAGCGCAAGGCGTCTGTCGTCCAGCAATGGGGTGAGAGGATCTTCGCCGTTGCCGTGCAGCGCGATGCGGGGGCGGAGAAGATGGCCGAGGCTCACCGGGCAAGGGCGCAGCTGGAACTGGTCGTGCAGCGCTGGCACCCGCGGGCGAAGGTGTTCATCTTTGGTAGCTCCGTCGCGTTTGGGGTGTGGGACGGCATCTCTGACATCGACTTTACCGTCGTGGACGTCGAGGAGTTGGAGGCGGGGACGTGGCCACCCTCAGAGAAGaacgcggtgcgcagcatcaccgagctgctgcgccgcgccggcttCTCCTTTATCAACCTGGAGCCGATCAGCCACGCACGAGTGCCAATTATTAAGCACcacgcgtcgctgccgatTCGACTGACTGATgaacagcggcaccgcctgcatgaagaggcgcggcagtccgcggcggcggtagatctggcggcggcagagtcactcgcgtcgtcgtcgccgtcgagcGCGCAAGAGGCGCCAACTGAGAAAGGTCACACACAGCTCGAGGCGGAGCTCATCATTGCGCGCAGCGTGCGCTACTCGCTCAACTTGCCGGCTGGGCCGCCCGACAGCGCCATCCTTGAGGCAAGCATTCGGCTAGCTGTGGGGTCGGCGGCTGTTCAGCAGGTGTGGTGGAACCGTACACGCGACATGTGCTGCATGACGTTTGATACGACAACGAACGCCGTCAAGGCTTCAACGTGCCCGCTGCACTTTATGTCGGCTGGCATGCGAGCACGGGTGCAGCCGTTGCACGAGGAGTGCCGGCCTGAGCTGTACGGTATGGATTTTGACCTCAGCTTCCGCGCATTCGGCATCCGTAACTcgcacctgctgcggcgctacCTGCTCAGCCACCCATGCGCGCGACCCGGTGCTCTGGTACTGAAGGACTGGTCCAAGACGAGCGGCGTCAACAACTCGGTCAACGGATATCTGACAAGCTATGCCATCAACATCATGTGGATCTACTACCTCGTGCATCGCGGCGTCATTCCATACGTGTGCCCGGCGCGCGACATCCCGGCGTCTCTGCGGCGCAACGTCGACGCCGACCCACAGTACGCGGCCATGGTTGACCCAGCCTGGACGCCTgaggagcgcgccgccatggaggcgcaggcgggtGAGTTGCTGCTCGGTTTCTTCTACTATTACGCTTTCGAGTTCGACTGGGCCAACCACGTCGTCTCGCTGAACCGTCCAGGCGTGACGACGAAGGCCGCGCTTGGCTGGGACGTGGAGGACGTGGCGCAGGCGAGCGGGCCTGGGCCGCACTTCGGCGTCACTGGCTGGCAGCATCAGCACAACCTCGCCGGGGCGGAGGGCCAACACGGCGATGTACACGGCGGGACCGCTCCCGCTGCCTCTCAGACAAGGCCATCAGCAGGGCACGAGGGGACGATTGCCAGCAACGCGAGCATGTCAgcccgccgcagccgcgcgaCGACACGCTATTCCTTCTGCATCGAAGATCCGTACGAGGAAAACCTCAACCTTGGGCGGCACATGGGCGTCACCAAGACGCTGCGCGTCCAGACAGAGCTCTACCGCGgcctgctgtcgctgcttaAAGACGATCTGCAGCACTGCTGTGTGTTCGCGGCTAGCGCGAACTCGTacggcagcaccgacacCAACGGTCCTACGGTTCGTGGGGCCACTGAGcctgcaacggcggcgcccAAGACCTCTGCTGAACCCACGgagctgccggtgcgcgtgctgtACAAGCTTATGGCAGTCTCGACCCGCAAGCTCGCCATGGCGCGCAGACAACATTCTGCCGCTGTCACTGCCGGTGCCGAGTTCCCCGGTGTTACGCTCAGCGACCTCGAGGCCGTCTTTCTGGCGCAGGCGCCGACCGAGTGGAAGCTGGCGACACAGGTGTGGAACAAGCATCAGCTACTGCACCGACTCGGGCTGAAGCTGCACGCCAGAGAGTACGTGCTGCCTCGGCGGGAGGTCGGCGTGCGGCGCTTGGCCGCGAAGGCACCGCCGGGGGTGGTGCTGGCAAGCACACCGGAGCCGACGTTCACTGGCGAGGaggtcgccgccgctaccgCGGAGGGTGGGCGAGCACCGTCTTCAACGGAGCGGGCGCCGATCTCCAGTGCAGAGGTGACACAGATGAATCAGGCGTTTCTCGGCGCCTTACCCCCGCGCCGCCTACCCGAGGACCTACTGCTGGCCATGACGAAGGGGTATTCTTGTCTGACCCCTAGCTGGGTCGCATGGGCGAAGCCGTGGGCGGCATTGTCAGCGTGGTGGACCGACCGCCTACACAGCCCAAGCACGACACCGCAGAGCGAGGGCCCACTTGCATCCGGCGCACCCGGACAGGGGGGTATGAGTCCTTCTCTACATCCCGGTGCGCCGCGACACATCTCTGCGGTGCCAGAGAAATCGCCAGGGGCGATGCACCAGACGGGGACGCAACTGCGACGACACATAGTGGCTGAGCCAGCAAGTCTCTTGGCTGGCCGTCGAGCGCTGCGCATGCTGTTTCGCTGA